Proteins encoded within one genomic window of Synechococcus sp. PCC 7335:
- a CDS encoding class I SAM-dependent methyltransferase: MGVYSSVIFPRLMELSMSSESMTGYRQQLLAKVSGNVLEIGFGTGLNLPHYPETVNALTTVEPNEGMNAIAQKRIEASPINVNTTSLNGEALCLPDESFDNVVCTWTLCSIPNAEKALSEVYRVLKSGGKFFFIEHGLSDEQTIQTWQNRLTPIQRIVGSGCRLNRKIDQLVADVFDEVAVEEFYADNLPKIMGYFYQGIATKKQS; encoded by the coding sequence GTGGGCGTGTATTCGAGCGTGATTTTTCCTCGGCTGATGGAGCTATCGATGTCGTCGGAGTCAATGACGGGCTATCGACAGCAGCTCTTGGCCAAGGTATCGGGAAATGTTCTAGAAATTGGCTTTGGGACAGGACTGAATTTGCCCCACTATCCAGAGACGGTAAATGCTTTGACGACAGTGGAGCCGAATGAAGGTATGAATGCGATCGCACAAAAAAGAATCGAGGCTAGCCCAATCAACGTCAACACTACTTCGCTGAATGGTGAAGCCCTTTGCTTACCCGACGAAAGCTTTGACAATGTCGTTTGCACTTGGACACTGTGCAGCATTCCCAACGCTGAAAAAGCACTCAGCGAGGTTTACCGAGTACTCAAATCAGGTGGCAAATTTTTCTTTATTGAGCATGGGCTCAGCGATGAGCAGACCATCCAGACCTGGCAAAACAGACTAACGCCTATTCAGAGAATCGTCGGCAGTGGCTGCCGTCTCAATCGCAAAATTGATCAGCTAGTTGCTGACGTCTTTGATGAGGTCGCTGTTGAAGAATTTTATGCAGACAATTTACCGAAGATAATGGGCTATTTCTATCAGGGCATAGCTACCAAAAAACAATCGTGA